The following DNA comes from Castanea sativa cultivar Marrone di Chiusa Pesio chromosome 10, ASM4071231v1.
GATTTGAACGCGTGATGCTTTAAGCACGTATTGTTTTGTGATGAAATATAGCGCAATTTCCAACCTGTTGATTTATGATGTTTAGATCAGTCGCCTATTCACCTAGGCTATCATGGCTGATAGCTGATGGGGCTTTATCACTTTTAACATTCCGAATTACGGACATCTCTAAAATGATTCAATAAttttagagttaaaaaaaaagttcactaAAATGTAATAAgttgttattacttattagttaAAAAGACCTATATAAGAACCCGGACAAATTGTCAACTAAactgtttttgaaaattattgggCTTACGacattactctctctctctctctctctcgctctccgTCTCCGTGGTTCTTAAAACGAAATGTGCACATCTTCTTGTCAAAATGTGTATTGATTTGTTTCAATTCGAAGAAATGTGCACATCTTGTCAAAATACAAATGTGTATTGATGTATTTCAATTCCAACAAATGCACTAGGCAGATCAATTCCAAGAAACGTGCACATCTTCTTGTCAAAATGTGTATTGATGCGTTTCAATTCCAACAAATGCACTAGACCGATTTGCCATGAAATCTTCagcattgtttaaaaaaaattggtttattGGTGGGAAGTTCTTATGTCTCATCATCTTGTGAGTTTAAAATTGTGGGTTTGAGTAATGACAAGTTTCACTATTGCTCGGATGGTCTCACACCAAgtcaaatttgagtttaagtggTGGTGGCAAAGACCACACCTACCTTATGTCTCATCACCTTGCGAGTTTAAAATTGTGGGTTTAAGTAGTGGCAAGTCTCATTATTGCTCAGATGATCTCACACCTAgttaaatttgagtttaaatGATGGTGTCAAAAACCATACTTACCTTCTGTCCTATTACCTAGCAAGTTTAAAATTGTAGGTTCAAGTAGTAACAAGTCTCACTATTTCTCAGATTACCTCACACCAtgtcaaatttgagtttaatttgcaaaggcaaagacaacACTTACcatctctttatttttcttttattgattatataaaaaagtggTGTGAAAGTGAAAATAATGCAAGTATGCAacaatctcttaaaaaaaaaaatacaataacacAAAGAGGAGAGGAGTAGGATTACGACCCAGACAAGTAGCATAAGCTAAAACAACAGCATGGGACGTGGGTTGTTTGGGTTTCGAACATGGAATTGGAGGCAAGAAGACCAGTTTCAAAGTGGAGCAGCAGGGATCTGGGTTACCCATATATAGACTCAAAAACATCTCGCTCTTCAAGAAGCCACGTGGCTGAAATTTAAAAAGGTAATAACATAGCTTGTTCAAGTTCAAGGTGTGTCCTCAACGACACCGTTTTACTGCCGTTAAACCTCTTGTTCGTTCTTTCATTCATTCTCAATGGCAGCTCATGGCTAGGGTTTATGCATCCATCAGAAGCCTCAAACATTCACTGCCCTTATCTCAGCTTCCCATTCTCCCATAGGAGTCATGCTCCGTTTGGTTGCCCAGAAAAGGTAaccaaaagaaacataaaaaaaaaaaaaaaaatttctttgctctttgaatatttttctttaaccaTTTTGAGGCTTAGTTTATgagtgtttattttttatttattttttattttatttttatttttttaattttagttcaTGCTACATCTACATAAAGTTAAAATcttttgatacttaaaaaaaaaaaagtggaagatTTTGTatagaattttcttttatttgatttatatatacACTCTCTGAGACCAAACTTAACTCTTAGGCTTCACTAAATGCAATTCTACTTCAATCCCTTTATCTTTCAGGTTATTTTGCTTCAAAGCTTCACCTTTTTCTTTACCCTGCAATGCTTCTTTGTACAATCTCTAGAGTTGGTTATTGCTGCAGAATTGGCAAAACTGTGCGTTTCCTCCTCAGTTTTTCTTCATCTTGTGCTCTTAGAGCTGTAGAATTTGTCGAAGAGAGTAATACCCATGATTTCAATTACGCCGAATTACAGCGTAGAATGCAGAATTATGCCATCTCGGGTCACTTTAGAAAAGCTCTGGACACTCTGAATTCAATGAGAAATGTACCTGGAAAACCTACCGTGTATGATTATAATGCTTTGATGTACTGCCATTTGAAGTCGCAAAGTGTTTTGTTGGAAGTTTTGGTTGAAGTTTATGTTGGGATGAAAAGATTTGGGCCGGCCCCTAATGCGTCTACTTTCAATACGCTTCTTAATGGGATGCTATCTCTTGGTAGTTTGAAAGACGCATTTCTTATTGCCAAAGAGATGTGTGGAAGTGGATTTGTGCCATCTTTTAGTTTGTTAtcgaaaatgttgaaaaaatcACTTGGAGTGGGAAGTTTGGATGATTCACTTGGTGTATTTGATTTGATGTTGAGGTTGGAGTATTTCCCAACTGAACCCACCTTGAACCTTTTGATTTCTATGCTCATCAGAGCTGGGAGGATTCGAGCGGCATATTCTGCATTCTCCATTATTTGGAGCAAAGGCTATTTTTGTAGTGTATATAGTTATAATCTCATTCTGTGGGCTTTGTGTAAGTCTGGTCAGATTTGTACAGCTTTGgcattgttttgtttgatgaagaagaagggTGTCATTCAGAATGTGTGCTCTTATTCCGCTTTAATATGTGGTTTTGGTAGAGAAGGTTTAGAGGAAGATCTTTTTCATTGTTTAGATGTAATGCAAAGTGATGGTTGTAAGCCAAATGTCAGAACATACACTATAATAATTAAGTTTCTTTGCGATGCTGGGAGGTTTGAGGAGGCACTGGAATACTTTGGTAGGATGGAAAGGGAAGGGTGTGATCCAGACTTGATTACGTATAATGTAATTCTCCGAGAACTTTGTCATCAAGATAGAGTGGGGGAAATTTCTGAGCTCATTCAGGTGATTGATCAAAAAGGGTTTTCACCCAATCCATATACATTTTCTGCCTTTGCTGGAGGCATGTTAAAAGTAGGCAAAATAGGAATTGCTCAAAAAATATTGCTTGATGTGATTTCAAGGGGATGTGGTCTGGATGTTgctgtatataatatatacttaaattgTTTATGTTGTGAGAATAGATCTAGAGAGGCATTATCTTTGTTGAAAGGTATGAGAGAAGGTGGTTTAATTCCAAGTAGTGTGTCTTATAACACAATTCTAAAAGGTTTTTGTAGGGAGAATAGTATTGAAGAAGCTTTGGAGCTCTTGGACAGTTTTGAGTGGGTAACAAATGGGCCAGATGTAATTTCCTTCAATACAATTTTGTCTGCAGCATGCAAACAGGGAAACTCTTCAATGATTCAGAGGATTGTGTTTCGAATGGAGTGTGAAGGGGTTGAGCTTAGTGTTGTCAGTTTAACATGCCTGATTCAGTATTTCTGTACTGTGGGAAAATTTTCAGAATGTTTGAAGTTAGTGGAACACATGATGCGTAATGGCCCTCAACTCACAATAATTACTTTTAATTTGCTTCTGGACAAACTTTGCAAGAATGGGCTACTAGGAACTGCCCACCAGACTTTCAAATATCTTAGGAACACTGGGTGTGTACCCGATACAACAACATATAATATTCTAATACATTCTTCCATAAGGGAGGGTAATAACATGCTGGTGGGCCAATTGTTTAGGGACATGTACAGCCAGGGGCTAAAACCAGATGTTTATACCTATGGGTCTTTAATTGGTGGCCTTTGTAGGGAAGGGAAGATAAGAATTGCTCTCCAGCTTAGGGATCAGATGCTAGGGAATGGGCTTACTCCAAgtattacaatttacaacacCCTACTGGGGGCGATGTTTAAGACCAATAAGGTTTGTGACATCATTTCATTATTGAAAACTATGGTAATGGAAGGTTGTCAACCTAATGAGGTAACTTTTGAAATTCTTAACCTAGCAATGTCAAAAGGTTGGATGAAGAAATATCCAAAGTTTGCAAAAGTTCTAGGGCTTGTGATAAAAGAGACTCAGCACGGAGTCATAACAAGTTAATTGATTTGGAGTCTTGGAGCTTGCTACACCCACATCATCTGAatttccaagaaaatcaaacctGTAGTCAGGTATGCAGGATCCTTGTTgcatatgttttatatatatatatatatatatatatagatatcttaattttttagatttgaacACCAAGATACAATATTTAACATTCCACATTCATTCTTACAATTCcctcaatttttttgttcaatttgtgCCATTCATGGACCCCAAATGTTCATATGGCTTAAGCAATATAtgatatgtaaatatatatgtttaagggtccgtttgggttgagggagggagagagagagagagagagagagtagaggggaataAAGTAGAGCTGGCCGGGAATTAGTCTATTTCCAGCCAACTccactctactctcctccactTCACCTCCTTCCCCCCTCAATTCAAACGGGTCCTAAAATTTTTCTGGATAAACTTGTCTCAAGATGATTGTTTGTCACATCCTTTTGACATTTGAATTACTATTAGAGGTCCCATGTGTACTATAGTCTCAGGATAGGTTTACCAAgcacaaattcaatttttcctACTATGAAAGTAATGGTAAAAGGAGTACGTTTTCACTGATATAGTTTGGATTACGATACATTTTTTCAAAGTTAGTAAGAGGTAGACATCATTGACTGGGATTAAATAAGTTGTAAAGTAGGACaggatttggaaaaaaatattcttgaattttttgCTTGGTTATGCCATGTGTAAAGGGGTATGATTCTATTATCAATCAACTTGGAAGTTGCACTTGAATCTTTGGATGCATGATGGAACTGTCAATCTTGTGCTCACTTAAATCGAATCTCTCTTTCCTTGCACACTCATCCCTgcttccaaattttttttaatatatatatttttatatttgtgttgGATTTACTAAATGGAGttgttaaattcaaatttttatcaaCTGTACATTTCTGAAGGCATGAAAGCAGATACTGAACTGAAAGAGTTCCACAGCCTTGAGCATGCATAGATGTCTTTTGTGGATGGAACAAAATGGAGGGCATTGTATCACTCCCTCGCAAAGAAATTGCTGCACAGCTTGAAATTGGGGTATGTAATGACTACATGGTAAttccatttctttatatatatatatatatatattcaagtaccatctctttatatatattcaagtaATTATTCTTCTTGTGGCTGCAATTCTCTGTTGCTTCTAAATATTTACTGGAGTGTATCTCACACTTAGCAAGCAGGTAATCAGGATCACTGGCCTGGCACCTTATTTTAGTTTGAAAGTCAGATTCTTAGCTTATTTAATAtagcttgaatttttttttttaatcttttttctttcttggtttaGTTGATTCCACTTAAAGTTCGCACCCCCTCCCCCCCGTCCCTCTCCCTTTTTATCAATTTCTGTTCTTTTATCTACTCTGAAGCGTATATGCTGACGCAGTCTCATCTGCATTGCGTTTTCCACTGCATCATGAAACTGGCATGATACTTGCCATGGATGTTAAAGTTGTTCTATTATTTGACTAAGTGGATTGATTTTAAGCAGCAATATGTTTGAATGGCAGGAATGGCCGGTGAACCAATGAAGTACATGGGATACTAGGAGATTGGAAAAAGCCAGTGGCCTGTGAGAGCCATTATTCCACAACAACTTGAGCAGAATCTGGTCAGTCCTCTATATGACTATTGGATTGAGTTTCCAATCATGTGCTGTGTCATGGCTAATCATCACTTCTCTTCTGCTGCAGATATTTTCATTCACCATATACACATGCACCCAGAGAACCACCATCAATAATTAACAAGTGCATTTCTTAGACAgcctagaatttatttttttcagccTTATGGTTGGAATAAAACCTCATGAAGATGAGTccactcttcaatttttttcttctatcctCTTTCATGGAGCTAAATCTACATTATGCTTATTGAATTGACACTGATGTCTAAGGAAACCTTTGGACAACATAGATTTTCCCTTGAATCGGTAGTAGCACTTTAATGCTGACTTGAGTAAAATCAGTATGTTGATTGTTAATATGAAGCACAGTGATCATTTTAGAGAATGCCTAAAGTGTTTCTGCAGGAGGCAGGTACATAGACATGGTCTTGTTGCATGTAAAATGTATTGTATTTTTAAAGTTGTTTGGTTATGGAAAATAGACTTTTGTTATGTTAAACATTGGCTAAAATCAATTTTCGTCCAATGCTTTcccacttttaattaaaaaaatattcttttactCTCATCAAATGTGCAAAATAATTGAAACAGTGCATTGCACGAAGTCAATGTAGGATGCTCCTTCAACCTTTCTGATAAAATCTGATTTTCTTATGTGGTATTTAAGGCGACTGTAAAGTTATGAATTCTTGTAATTGTGCATTAATAAGAAATGtgttctttaaaaaacaaacaaacaagtgaataaataaacaagaaatGTGCATCTTGCATTATGTTGTTTAATCATGTAAACAATTAAGGCAAATTTGGTACATTGATTACTTGAGAATAAGAATGGATATtataaggaataaaaaaaacgTAAGGACTAACTATTTATATGCATTTGTTTTAAGAATAGAATGTTGAATTTGCATTTCCAAATTTGGTACAATATTGCTTGATGATAGAATTGAGTAATATTCCAATCAAATTTCTTAATCTACCCCTATATAATTATTGTACTCTCTGTGGGTTTTGCTTAACatttaaattatgtataaattaactaaatatataatatatgtcattttcctttttgttcaAAATTGCTACATCCatgaatattattataaaaattaaaaaacaaaaaaaacttttttttttggaaatttttattataatttttttaaaccaaacacTTGAACGATGATACAAAGAAATAGTCGTTCTATTCCTACATATCAAAAGTGCCTTTAATGTAAtcttaattttgtccaaatACCTGTGTTTCTCATCATCTAtagtaaaattataaatgaaaacataaatgcatttttctttttatataatatatttttctagaaaaatatgaaaaacttatttcaagttttaaaagactaaaacagagagagagagagagagagagagagagattttgctaatgtgtgccctaatCCATTTATGGAAACATTTTCtcggaaattgaaaaaattgtcaatactttttcaatttctaaaaaaatggttccaaaaatagatggcttgaactatatatatatttaacctATAAAATATTGTGGGTCTTATTACATAAAAGTTTGAAAGAGTGGGGTGACACTATCTtagtattataaattatttttctttattttaggaTCTAAACACGACCCAAGagattttattattgttattattaataatattgtaGGGCCTCGGttgaaagagaaatagagatttTCCTGATATCCATTGTCCTAGGTAAATGTGGCTGTCACAGAGAAAAGAAACAGGTTGCCAGAAATAACgaagaaaaaagcaaaatcaAGGACAGAAATTATAACgttattttaaaagttaaaacatgaAACACCAGAAACAAACAAATTCCGCAACTCGCTCTCGGTTCATGAATGATTGTCATTATCTCAACCAAAACTCTCACATCAAagaaacattattattattattattattatttacaagaGTAACGTATCAAAGAGAAAAGATACACATGACACCAAAAACCAAAGACTCATTCACATTCTCTCTATTTCCATTCATGTAAACTTGTTCAACAAGATTCTATCAATCACATTGGTCTCTTACCATTTTCATGGTAGCTTCTTTTTTCTGGAGGAACCTCAAAAAGCTTTGACATTTAATAATTGGGAGACTCAAAAAGAGAGAGCAGAGCAAAAGCCAAAAAGGGTggagttttgtttgtgttttttatgaTCTGGGTGTTTgtgatttgaaaaaattattagatagaTTTGGATCTACAacatatagatatagatatattatATATCTGAGGATCAGAAAATGGGTGTGGATTACTACAACATATTGAAGGTGGACAGAAATGCCACCGATGATGATCTGAAGAAGGCTTACAGAAAATTGGCAATGAAATGGCATCCTGACAAGAATCCCACAAACAAGAAAGAAGCCGAAGCCAAATTCAAGCAGATATCCGAAGCCTATGAGGTAATAATCCAAtgccatcttcttctttttctttctatatttccctttttttttatctgtttCTGCTTCTGTTTTCAGTTGGATGTTTCTTTTTAAAGGttgtttctttagttttttttatttatttaaaagtcTGCTTTGTTTATGGGTGAttgaagagaaggaaagaaaatcaatttgagcttctctttttcttttttttcttttttctttcctttggtCCCATTAAATTTATGTTGTTTTCTTAACCACCCGCACCAAAAAAAATGGTATGGAATATGTGGAGTCAAGAAACAAAATAGTGGTAATCTTAGTGTTCCTGATACCCTAAATGAAAATGGTAATATGGATTAGTGATagcagaaaatatatatatatatatataaaataaaaaatgaacacaTTTGTTGGACTAGAGGTTATATCAATTTAGCGAGAGTTTAGAGTTGAATATCAAAATCATCTTCGtcaaggtggtgagaaagacAAGATTGTGTCTCAGATGAAAGAAGGGAAGAGAAAACATGGCTCTAGAGAGAATTGATTGACTGAGTTTCTGGTATTCAGAATCATTGGGATATATGGCTTTGTTGAATTCATTTCAATGCAGAAATGGAGAGCTCAACAAGACCAAATAGTTTGTGTTACGcccaattgatttcaatttttgtgtCATCTCATGTATCAACCAATAAAATGATTTAGATATTAGTcaagtttcttcttctttttttacaaattttcagCAATCAAACAGAGATAAGAAGCATTAAATTTTACTTGATGTCAATTTGCATCAAGTCCCTCCTGAATGACAGTATCTATGAATGTCTCTTTGAGGTTGACCAAGTTAACATTACATTGCCGTTGGATTGGATGGAATTTTGATCTTAAGTTTTGTGATTTCAGGTATTGAGTGATCCTCAAAAGAAGACTATTTATGATCAGTATGGTGAGGAAGGCTTAAAAGATATGCCACCACCTGGCAGTGGTGGTTTCTCATCTGGAAATGGCAATGGGGGGAATGGATTTAACCCTAGGAATGCAGAGGACATTTTTGCGGAATTCTTTGGAAGTAGCCCTTTTGGATTTGGTTCATCAGGACCTGGGAGATCTATGAGGTTCCAGTCAGATGGCTCAGGGATTTTTGGGGGATTTGGTGgcagtgaaaatatttttcgaacATATAGTGAGGGCAGCATGCCAAAGAAGCCACCACCTGTGGAGAGCAAACTGCCATGCAGCCTTAGGGAGCTTTACTCTGGATCAACAAGGAAAATGAAGATTTCAAGAACCACAGTTGATGCCAATGGGTATGCATTTTTCTCAAACTTTTGGTATCCTTAGTaatagttgttgttgtttgatACATTTTAAGTGGGAGACGGGTGATTGAAACTCTAGATGTCTCCATTGGAAACACCAAAAAATGTCATTGACCTTAAGGTCATTGGcattgttgtgtgtgtgtgtgtgtgcacttTTTCCAATTAAGAAGTCTGCCATGGTTCACTATAATCATAGTATTTGAGATATGGATTTGAACTTTTTTTCATTGAACAAGTGATCTTACCAAGCTAAGAGCCACATCAAAACCTGGATTAATATGCTTATGTTCAATGTTTTACTCAATGGTAACCTTGTAAATTGTAATATGCATCTTCTCTAATAATTGCCTTGCTTAAGGACCAACTTGCAGAAGGCACATCTGGTTACAGTAATTATCCCAATAGTAATCTTCACCAACTCATACggatttttgttgatttaataAGATGGTTTTCCGGGTTATGGATGAAAGTAATAAATTCTTCAAGAGAATTCCTTCTTGTGCTGAAGATTTTACCCTGCTGCCCTAACTGCAGTATGGTAAACTAGTAATCCATTATGAAATCAAGGCTACCACCCAAATTTTTGAATGACATAGATTTAAACAAAGattattcacatttttttttcccatttagCGATCACAATACTTCACTTCTTGATTATCTGAACATAGATAAAATGTCAGGTTGCTAGCATTGGCAAACATGTTGATTTTAATCCTTCTACATATGTAGCAGAAATTATCATTGTGACTGTGTAGTGTCATAACTAACTGCTTTTTTCAGGCTAACTTGCTCCTCCTCTgactcctttattttttttttttgttacagaCGACAAGTTCCAGAAACAGAGATATTAACCATTGATGTGAAGCCTGGATGGAAAAAAGGAACCAAGATTACTTTCCCAGACAAAGGGAATGAACAACCTAACCAGCTCCCAGCAGACCTTGTATTTGTGATTGATGAGAAACCCCATGATGTTTACAAAAGAGATGGCAATGACCTCATAATGAACCATAAGGTGTCTTTAGCTGAAGCATTGGGAGGGACCACAATAAATTTCACCACACTTGATGGGCGTAATCTTTCAATTCCAGTGACTGACATAGTGAGCCCTGGTTATGAGCTTCTTGTTGCCAGAGAGGGAATGCCAATAGTAAAAGAGCCTGGTAATAGGGGTGATTTAAAGATCAAATTCGAGGTGAATTTTCCTACAAGATTGACACACGAGCAAAGAGCAGCACTTAGACATGCCTTGGGCAGTTGAGGAGGAGGACTTCATTGATCTTTTCTCTGTATGCATTTGCCACCAGCTTGGGAATCAATGATGCCACTCAAAAAATGCATTCTGTCAAAGGAGAGATGCCATGAAATGAAATGCCTCAATAGCTATCCTCTCTATAATTTTCTGATTTTACCCGGCAGTCCCACTGTAGTTATATGTCTCTTCTTcgattttttctttccttttcccccccttttttgTCACTATTATTTTGCTTTGATGTGcttgattgattttttatttatttttatttttatcttcccCTTTGTATATTTTGCTGGAATCCAGTGCTTAGTATTTGTATAATCGCACCCCTTTGTATTCTTTGTTGGATGATGAATCctcccatatttttttttccaactagATGTTCATTGTTCCTACTGTTTTTCTTTGACATTGTAttacctcctcctccccctcccccctaggtataaacaaatttttgtatagAAATAttgattgagattttttttttaaaatttcatatatcaATGTGATTACAAGTTTTTCAAAGCCCTATTTCAGACATCAATAATCTTTCTTAAGATCTTGTTTTTACAATCTGACTTCTTTTCAAAAGTGGGTGGTTAAGTATTAACTCAATTAAGGAGACTTTCATAGCCATCCATATTAAGACTGTTGAACCATGGTACGTAGATTATCAAGGAGGTCACTGAATAAAAGCTATCAATGGAGTGTAAAAGGCTATAAGTTTGCAATGAGGTTAAGTGATTCAAATTAAACTACAACACTACCAGAACAGATCATGATCAGCTCGCAGATAGACATCTTCACAAATTCTCGTTCCCACTTCgtccacttcggtccatt
Coding sequences within:
- the LOC142612676 gene encoding uncharacterized protein LOC142612676 produces the protein MGVDYYNILKVDRNATDDDLKKAYRKLAMKWHPDKNPTNKKEAEAKFKQISEAYEVLSDPQKKTIYDQYGEEGLKDMPPPGSGGFSSGNGNGGNGFNPRNAEDIFAEFFGSSPFGFGSSGPGRSMRFQSDGSGIFGGFGGSENIFRTYSEGSMPKKPPPVESKLPCSLRELYSGSTRKMKISRTTVDANGRQVPETEILTIDVKPGWKKGTKITFPDKGNEQPNQLPADLVFVIDEKPHDVYKRDGNDLIMNHKVSLAEALGGTTINFTTLDGRNLSIPVTDIVSPGYELLVAREGMPIVKEPGNRGDLKIKFEVNFPTRLTHEQRAALRHALGS